A genomic stretch from Thermomonospora umbrina includes:
- a CDS encoding HAD-IA family hydrolase: MSPEPELTPEAVVFDLDGVLVDSFGVMREAFALAYAEVVDGGPAPFEEYSRHLGRYFPDIMRIMGLPLEMEEPFVRESHRLADRVTVFDGVPELLADLGREGVRLAVATGKSGPRARSLLDRLGLIDRFAHVIGSDEIARPKPAPDIVLRALELLDVPAKRTLMVGDAVTDLASARGAGVTAVAALWGVDDEAVLLAEYPDAVLRRPSDLPALWRTAVSG, encoded by the coding sequence GTGTCGCCTGAACCCGAACTCACGCCGGAGGCGGTCGTCTTCGACCTCGACGGGGTGCTGGTGGACAGCTTCGGGGTGATGCGCGAGGCGTTCGCGCTCGCCTACGCCGAGGTCGTGGACGGCGGACCCGCCCCGTTCGAGGAGTACAGCCGTCATCTCGGCCGCTATTTCCCGGACATCATGCGGATCATGGGGCTTCCCCTGGAGATGGAGGAGCCCTTCGTCCGGGAGAGCCACCGGCTCGCAGACCGGGTGACCGTCTTCGACGGCGTGCCGGAACTGCTGGCCGACCTGGGCCGGGAGGGGGTGCGGCTGGCGGTGGCGACCGGCAAGAGCGGGCCGCGCGCCCGGTCCCTGCTGGACCGGCTGGGCCTGATCGACCGGTTCGCGCACGTGATCGGCTCGGACGAGATCGCCCGGCCCAAGCCCGCGCCCGACATCGTGCTGCGGGCGCTGGAACTGCTCGACGTCCCGGCGAAGCGGACGCTGATGGTCGGTGACGCGGTCACCGACCTGGCGAGCGCCCGGGGCGCCGGGGTGACCGCCGTGGCGGCCCTGTGGGGCGTGGACGACGAGGCCGTCCTGCTGGCCGAGTACCCGGACGCGGTGCTGCGGCGGCCGTCCGACCTGCCGGCGCTGTGGCGCACCGCCGTGTCCGGCTGA
- a CDS encoding Gfo/Idh/MocA family protein — MSGGEQVRTALVGCGWAGRSIWLPRLIGHPAYRVVAAVDPDPAARGTVAGRGVPRVLADLDELERGEVDLAVVAAPNHLHAPIAARLLERGVPVFVEKPVCLTVAEADRLSTAERAGGAVLLAGSAAPYRADVRALYALAAELGPIRHVDVAWVRARGVPGAGGWFTDRSRSGGGALVDLGWHLLDTVGPMLGTAAFEQVAGAVSADFVNAGHLRAGWRGDADADRPGTGDVEDTARGFLVTEDGVSVSLRASWASHEARDVTRFTVEGLSGTAELTCTFGFSSNRQAASVLTRTRHGVTQPVPLPEDPVGVEYARQLDDLPALLADTAGRGAAIGGARQTIAVIERLYDSARRAVPVPEVRGVA; from the coding sequence GTGAGCGGCGGGGAGCAGGTCCGGACCGCGCTGGTGGGCTGCGGCTGGGCGGGCCGCTCGATCTGGCTGCCCCGGCTGATCGGCCACCCCGCGTACCGGGTGGTGGCCGCCGTCGATCCCGACCCGGCGGCGCGCGGCACAGTCGCCGGCAGGGGCGTGCCGCGCGTCCTGGCCGACCTCGACGAGTTGGAGCGCGGCGAGGTGGACCTCGCCGTGGTCGCGGCGCCCAACCATCTGCACGCCCCCATCGCGGCGCGGCTGCTGGAACGCGGCGTGCCGGTCTTCGTGGAGAAGCCGGTGTGCCTGACCGTGGCCGAGGCCGATCGGCTCTCGACCGCCGAACGCGCCGGCGGCGCGGTGCTGCTGGCGGGGAGCGCCGCCCCGTACCGCGCCGACGTCCGGGCCCTGTACGCGCTCGCCGCGGAGCTGGGCCCGATCCGGCACGTGGACGTGGCGTGGGTGCGGGCGCGCGGCGTGCCCGGCGCGGGCGGCTGGTTCACCGACCGGAGCCGGTCGGGCGGCGGGGCGCTGGTCGACCTCGGCTGGCACCTGCTCGACACGGTCGGGCCGATGTTGGGCACGGCCGCGTTCGAGCAGGTCGCCGGCGCGGTCTCGGCGGACTTCGTCAACGCGGGCCACCTGCGGGCGGGATGGCGCGGCGACGCGGACGCGGACCGCCCGGGCACCGGCGACGTGGAGGACACCGCGCGGGGCTTCCTGGTGACCGAGGACGGCGTCTCGGTGTCGCTGCGCGCGAGCTGGGCCTCCCACGAGGCCCGCGACGTGACCCGCTTCACCGTGGAGGGCCTGTCCGGGACGGCCGAGCTGACGTGCACGTTCGGCTTCAGCTCCAACCGGCAGGCCGCGTCGGTGCTGACGCGGACGCGGCACGGGGTGACGCAGCCGGTGCCGCTGCCGGAGGACCCGGTCGGCGTGGAGTATGCCCGGCAGCTCGACGACCTGCCCGCGCTGCTCGCCGACACCGCGGGCCGGGGCGCGGCGATCGGCGGCGCCCGCCAGACGATCGCGGTCATCGAGCGGCTCTACGACTCCGCCCGTCGGGCGGTCCCGGTCCCGGAGGTGCGGGGTGTCGCCTGA